From Sphingomonas nostoxanthinifaciens, a single genomic window includes:
- a CDS encoding AMP-dependent synthetase/ligase, which translates to MLDLDTMPNLVALFFRQAADQGDAPFLWAKDADRWQPLSWRESAIRVAKLAEALRALGLERGDRVMLVAENRPEWAIADLAIMAAGGITVPAYTSNTVADHVHVAENSGARAAIVSTAKLAKPLLQALARSSTCDIAITIEPGPRERIGALRLYEWQALLDAQPGDVAACAAGAGFARSDTACIIYTSGTGGSPRGVPQHHGAILRNVAGCRQIILDDFAHGDEVFLSLLPLSHAYEHSGGLHLPIALGAQIYYAESIDRLAANIEEVRPTIMIVVPRLFELLRARILKQIEKQGGLAQRLLERALALGRKERRGIADRPLDLLLDLTIRRKIRARFGGRLKALVSGGAPLNPEVGGFFDALGLTLLQGYGQTEAGPVISCNRPRAGIRLDTVGPPLDGVTVRIAPDGEILVQGENVMHGYWRNDAETARVLVDGWLHTGDVGHVDDAGRIVITDRKKDLIVNDKGDNVSPQRVEGMLTIEPEIAQAMVAGDRRPYLVGLVVPDAEWRATLPPGADPARLLMAAVDRVNAGLSTTERVRRILVADEPFAIENGELTPSLKVRRHVLRARYGARLDALYAR; encoded by the coding sequence ATGCTCGATCTCGACACGATGCCGAACCTCGTCGCCTTGTTCTTCCGGCAGGCGGCGGACCAGGGCGATGCGCCCTTCCTGTGGGCGAAGGATGCCGACCGCTGGCAGCCGCTGAGCTGGCGCGAGAGCGCGATCCGTGTCGCGAAATTGGCCGAGGCGTTGCGCGCGCTGGGGCTGGAGCGCGGCGACCGGGTGATGCTGGTGGCGGAGAACCGCCCCGAATGGGCGATCGCCGATCTCGCGATCATGGCAGCGGGTGGCATCACCGTGCCGGCCTATACCAGCAACACCGTGGCCGATCATGTCCACGTCGCCGAGAATAGCGGCGCGCGCGCGGCGATCGTCTCCACCGCAAAGCTCGCGAAGCCGCTGCTGCAGGCGCTGGCGCGCTCCTCGACCTGCGACATCGCGATCACGATCGAGCCGGGCCCACGCGAGCGGATCGGCGCGCTGCGGCTGTACGAGTGGCAAGCGCTGCTCGATGCGCAGCCGGGCGACGTCGCCGCCTGTGCTGCAGGGGCGGGCTTCGCGCGGAGCGACACCGCCTGCATCATCTATACGAGCGGCACCGGCGGCTCTCCGCGCGGCGTGCCGCAGCATCACGGCGCGATCCTGCGCAACGTCGCCGGCTGCCGCCAGATCATCCTCGACGATTTCGCGCATGGCGACGAGGTGTTCCTGAGCCTGCTGCCGCTGAGCCACGCCTACGAGCATTCGGGCGGGTTGCACCTGCCGATCGCGCTGGGCGCGCAGATCTATTATGCCGAGAGCATCGACCGGCTCGCCGCCAATATCGAGGAGGTGCGGCCGACGATCATGATCGTTGTGCCGCGCCTGTTCGAGTTGCTGCGCGCGCGCATTCTGAAACAGATCGAGAAGCAGGGCGGCCTCGCCCAGCGCCTGCTGGAGCGCGCGCTGGCGCTGGGCCGCAAGGAACGGCGCGGGATCGCGGATCGTCCGCTCGACCTGCTGCTCGACCTGACCATCCGGCGCAAGATCCGCGCGCGCTTCGGCGGGCGGCTGAAGGCGCTCGTCTCGGGCGGCGCGCCGCTCAATCCCGAGGTCGGCGGCTTCTTCGACGCGCTGGGGCTGACCCTGCTGCAGGGCTATGGCCAGACCGAGGCGGGGCCGGTCATTTCGTGCAACCGCCCGCGCGCGGGCATCCGGCTCGACACGGTCGGGCCGCCGCTCGACGGCGTCACCGTGCGCATCGCGCCCGATGGCGAGATCCTCGTCCAGGGCGAGAATGTGATGCACGGCTATTGGCGCAACGATGCCGAGACCGCGCGCGTGCTGGTCGACGGCTGGCTGCACACCGGCGACGTCGGCCATGTCGACGATGCCGGTCGCATCGTCATCACCGATCGCAAGAAGGATCTGATCGTCAACGACAAGGGCGACAATGTCTCGCCGCAGCGGGTCGAGGGCATGCTGACGATCGAGCCCGAGATCGCGCAGGCGATGGTGGCGGGCGACCGCCGGCCCTATCTGGTCGGGCTGGTGGTGCCCGATGCCGAATGGCGCGCGACGCTGCCGCCGGGGGCCGATCCCGCGCGCCTGCTGATGGCGGCGGTCGACCGCGTGAACGCCGGCCTGTCGACCACCGAGCGGGTGCGGCGCATCCTGGTGGCCGACGAACCCTTCGCGATCGAGAATGGCGAGCTGACGCCGTCACTGAAGGTGCGGCGCCACGTGCTGCGCGCCCGCTACGGCGCGCGCCTCGACGCGCTCTACGCGCGCTGA
- the gloB gene encoding hydroxyacylglutathione hydrolase — protein sequence MIEVVRIAALQDNYIWMAHDDASGATVVIDPAEAQPVLDEAARRGWTIDQIWNTHWHGDHTGGNAAIKAATGCTITGPAAEADKIPTLDVLVDEGDTAQLGAIAAQVLAVPAHTAGHIAYHLPAAGIAFVGDTLFAMGCGRLFEGTAAQMWANMQRLAALPPETLVYCAHEYTLSNARFAIVAEPDNRAVAARLAAVEAARSRGEATVPTTIADERATNPFMRAGSAEELGRRRAAKDAF from the coding sequence ATGATCGAGGTCGTCCGCATCGCCGCGCTGCAGGACAATTACATCTGGATGGCGCATGATGACGCCAGCGGCGCGACGGTGGTGATCGACCCGGCCGAGGCGCAGCCGGTGCTGGACGAAGCGGCGCGCCGCGGCTGGACGATCGACCAGATCTGGAACACGCACTGGCACGGCGATCACACCGGCGGCAATGCCGCGATCAAGGCGGCGACCGGCTGCACGATCACCGGGCCGGCGGCCGAAGCCGACAAGATCCCGACGCTCGACGTGCTGGTCGACGAGGGCGACACGGCGCAACTCGGCGCGATCGCGGCGCAGGTGCTGGCGGTGCCGGCGCATACGGCGGGCCACATCGCTTATCACCTGCCCGCGGCGGGGATCGCCTTCGTCGGCGACACCCTGTTCGCGATGGGCTGCGGCCGGCTGTTCGAGGGCACGGCGGCGCAGATGTGGGCCAACATGCAGCGGCTGGCGGCGCTCCCGCCGGAAACGCTGGTCTATTGCGCGCACGAATATACGCTGTCGAACGCGCGCTTCGCCATCGTCGCCGAGCCCGACAATCGGGCGGTCGCCGCGCGGTTGGCGGCGGTCGAGGCGGCGCGCTCGCGCGGCGAGGCGACCGTGCCCACCACGATTGCCGACGAGCGCGCGACCAATCCCTTCATGCGCGCCGGCAGCGCCGAGGAACTCGGCCGCCGCCGCGCCGCCAAGGATGCGTTCTAG